In Candidatus Moanabacter tarae, the genomic stretch TTCGCAAAGAATGCCAGGGGCGATTCAGATGGCAGTGAGAGCGGCGGTGAAGAGTGGGGTTGGATTGGTGACAGCTTTTGTTCCCAAGTCGGTGGTCGCTCATTTTTCGGCTGTAATTCCGGAGGCAATGTGGGTGCCGATGCCGGAGACTAGAGAGGGTGGCTTGGGTTTGAATGGAATAGAAAAGATTACAGAAACAATCGACCAGGCATCAGCTTTGGTGGTGGGGCCAGGAATGGGGAAGGAAAAAGAAACTCAGGAATTAATTACTCGGATCGCTTCTGAGACAACGGTAAAATTGGGGATTGATGCTGATGGTTTACAGAATGAAGTGATTAAGGTTTTGGGAAAGCGGCCAAAGGGGGCGGGAGAGGTTGTTATTACCCCTCACCTGGGGGAATTCAGACGGATTTTAGATAACAAGGAGAATACCGAGAAGAAACTAGACCTCTGTAGCTTTTCATTTTGTCACAATGTCATTACTGTTCTTAAGGGTAGGATTACCCGAATAAGTGATGGCGATCGGACGATTCATAGTTTTTTTGGTGGACCTCTTTTGGCGAGGGGAGGGAGCGGTGATTTATTGGCAGGGTTAGTTGGAAGCATGTTGGCTCGTCCAGGTGCTGATGGGTTGAAGGCTACTTGCCAAGCCGTGGCACTTCATGGCTTAGCCTGCGATCAACTGGTTCAGCGGCGAGGAGCAGAAGCTATCAGGACTACAGATCTCCTTGAGTTTTTAGGGGAGGCAATTCGGTGTTGGTGAGGTCGGAAATCGCAGAGCCGCTCTTCTGCTAATTGTTTAGCCTGGGGGCCAGGCCATTTGGCGGCCTCCGAGGAGGTGAACATGCATATGGGGTACGCTTTCACCACCGTGGGGACCATTATTGATGACAATACGAAAACCGGAGGAGAGTTTGTTTTTTTTAGAGATGTTGGTGGCTGTTAGGAGAAGATGTCCGAGGATTTCACGATCATCATCATCAGCGTCTCCAATGCGTTGAATTACCTTTTTGGGAATTACGAGGATGTGGGTAGGGGCCTGAGGGTTGAGGTCATGAATAGCAATACAAAGATCATCCTCGTATTCAATTTTGGCTGGGATATCTCGATCGATTATCTTTTGGAATATGGGTTTTTCCATCACACGTGTACGATTTGAAGCTTCGTTTTTCGGGTGGCGGAAGAGGCTGCAAGCTCGTCGATGTAGCGAATAGCGTTGGTGTAACGTAAGGCGATGCGTTGAGTCCAATATTTTCTTTTAGGGCAAAGACAGGATCGGAGGCCAGTCACAAGAAGTACAGTGTGTCGATACCCGGCGAGCTCCTTAAAACTGTCAAGTACCCATTTGCGTATCCAAAGCGGGTCGTAGTGCTGTTCAGAAAAGTCAAGGAAACAAAAGGCACTAGAATTGGTATTGAGAATGGGGGACCTAAGGAGTGCGGGAAGGGTTTGGGAGAATTTCTGAATTGAAGATCGACTGAGATGGGAGCCGGTTAGGTAGTACTCGATGGCTGATTTGATCTGGCAAGTAAGGAAGAGATCGTTTCCGACGGTAGGGCCAAAGAGTGAATGAAGGCAGTGAAGTTTAGCGAGTTCGTTTGAGTTATTCATTTGGCCGTGAGGCAATGGATCTGCTACTCTCCTCCTGGAAATTGCGATAAGCGCTGGCAAATCGAATGTATGCTATATCATCAATTAGTCTTAGTTTCTCCATGGTCCATTTCCCGATTGCTGCGCTTGGGATTTCTTGGTCAAACTCGCCTTCTAGTTCGATCACAACATCAGATATGAGCATGTCAATCTGTTCAAGGTCGATTGGTCTCTTTTCGCAGGCCCGTCGGATCCCATGTAACATTTTGTTACGATCGAATTCCTCTCGGCGGCCGTCTGATTTAATTACGACTCGATCGCCGCGGAGAACTTCCTCAATTGTTGTGAATCGGTAAGCGCATGCAGGGCACTGACGACGGCGCCTTATAGAGAGGCCGTTTCGTCCAATTCTCGAATCTATTACCCGGGTATCATGAGTTGAACACTTGGGGCAGATCATTAGCTTGTCTGGTTGAGGAAATTTTGGAGAATCAGGATCCCTTGATTAGTGGCGAGTGATTCGGGATGAAACTGGACACCCCACACAGGAAATTCCAGGTGCTTGATGGCCATGATCTCACCCTCGGAAGTGTCAGCTATCACCTGAAGGGAATCTGGAACAGAATCTGGATCAATGACGAGGGAATGATAGCGCGCAGCGGGAAAGGGGGAATCCAACCCTTCGAAGATCTGATCACCGCGGTGGTGTATCATGGATGTTTTGCCATGCATGAGATTGGTTGCCTTCACAATGCGGCTGCCAAAGCATTGACCAATACATTGGTGTCCGAGGCAGACTCCTAAGATAGGAGTTTTGTGACAAAAGGCTTCGATTATTTTGAGGCTGACTCCGGCGAAATCGGGAGTTTTGGGTCCAGGCGATATCAAAATGCGATCAGGATTTAATGCGGCTGCTTCTTCTGTGGTAATCTCGTCGCTACGGTAGACCTTTTGTTCGACGCCAAGCTCCCCAAAACACTGGACCAGGTTATAGGTGAAGGAATCAAAGTTGTCGATGATTAGAAGCATGTTCCTGAAAAATGGTTTGTGAAGGATGTTGAGTCAAGTGGTAGAGTGGATGCTGTACTAGCAGTAATAGATACTGACCTGGTTATGGTCCATTTTCTCGGAATCAATGGATGTGGAGATATAAAGAAGCAGATGTAGCACATCTGCTGTAGTCGACATAATCCTACAAGATTGTCACGGCATGAGGTGAATGGCAACAGCTAGTTCACAGAGGAAGAGTATGACTATTCAGCACAGCGAATCTATTGGCTTTACTAGTTCAAGATGAAATCAAACTTGCTAGTTTGGCGAGGGTCTGGAT encodes the following:
- a CDS encoding Purine nucleoside phosphoramidase — its product is MEKPIFQKIIDRDIPAKIEYEDDLCIAIHDLNPQAPTHILVIPKKVIQRIGDADDDDREILGHLLLTATNISKKNKLSSGFRIVINNGPHGGESVPHMHVHLLGGRQMAWPPG
- the nrdR gene encoding Transcriptional repressor NrdR, whose protein sequence is MICPKCSTHDTRVIDSRIGRNGLSIRRRRQCPACAYRFTTIEEVLRGDRVVIKSDGRREEFDRNKMLHGIRRACEKRPIDLEQIDMLISDVVIELEGEFDQEIPSAAIGKWTMEKLRLIDDIAYIRFASAYRNFQEESSRSIASRPNE
- the pabA gene encoding Aminodeoxychorismate/anthranilate synthase component 2, whose translation is MLLIIDNFDSFTYNLVQCFGELGVEQKVYRSDEITTEEAAALNPDRILISPGPKTPDFAGVSLKIIEAFCHKTPILGVCLGHQCIGQCFGSRIVKATNLMHGKTSMIHHRGDQIFEGLDSPFPAARYHSLVIDPDSVPDSLQVIADTSEGEIMAIKHLEFPVWGVQFHPESLATNQGILILQNFLNQTS